One Ogataea parapolymorpha DL-1 chromosome VI, whole genome shotgun sequence DNA window includes the following coding sequences:
- a CDS encoding pyridoxamine 5 -phosphate oxidase produces MTTEIPSSVLHLLQNANFIHLGTCLNNVPHVSLMNYTLISPEQKYHDKTGKNHYLLISTPKDTQKYHNLSQNPQCSILVHDWTTSTKASGVSRHGQLLRLLEDLNQSELCELSCNLTGYVEQVFDEDEDSEETKYYRDLHIKNNPDAKPFLENKGAALLLIKIELSKVVDSNFNISKY; encoded by the coding sequence ATGACCACCGAAATTCCTAGCTCTGTGTTGCATCTGTTACAAAATGCCAACTTCATCCACTTGGGAACCTGTCTCAATAACGTGCCTCACGTGAGTTTGATGAATTACACGCTTATCAGCCCCGAACAGAAGTATCACGACAAGACAGGCAAAAACCACTATTTGCTCATATCCACGCCCAAGGATACCCAGAAGTACCATAATTTATCCCAAAACCCACAATGCTCCATTTTGGTCCATGATTGGACCACTTCGACCAAGGCAAGCGGAGTTTCGCGACACGGGCAATTGCTCAGATTGCTCGAGGACCTTAATCAGTCGGAATTATGCGAGCTGAGTTGCAATTTGACTGGATATGTCGAACAAgtttttgacgaggatgaggaCTCGGAAGAAACTAAGTATTACAGAGATCTACacatcaagaacaaccCAGATGCCAAGccgtttttggaaaacaaaGGCGCAGCTCTGCTGCTAATCAAAATCGAATTGTCTAAGGTGGTGGACTCTAACTTCAACATATCCAAATATTAA